The sequence TGAAGCGACGATCGACGTCCCGTAACTGGAGCTAGCGGTGTGAGGTCCCTGATTCGATCGTCCGCTTCGTTCACACTGGCCGCTTCGGTCCTGTCGTGCGCGGCGTTCGCCCAGGTGCAGGTTACACCGGCGCCTGCGCCTGCGCCGGTGCAGCAGCCCGGCATCGCGGTGCAGATTCCCGGCGTGCCGATGTCCCCGACGATCTCGGTGCCGATACCCGGACTGCCCGGCGCGCCGCCCGTCGCCGCACAGCCTGCGCCGGTCGCCGCACAGCCCGGCGTCGTCGCGCCCGCCCCCGCAGCGCAACCGGCGGGCGTGGCGGTGCCGATCCCCGGCGTTCCCGGGTCGCCCGTCGTGACCGTCCCGGTGCCAGGCCAGCCGGCGCCCGCGGCCGCGGCGCCGGGCGCGGTACCGGTACAGCCCGGCGTCGCGCCGGCCCCGCCTGCCGCGGTCGTCGTCGCACCGGCTGCCGCGCCGCAGCCGCCCGCGCCGCCCAAGCCCAGCGTCGCAGAGCTGTCTTTCGTCATCGATCCGAACGTCAACCCGGACGCGACAGGACGCCCGTCGCCCGTCGTCGTTCGCATCTACGAGCTCAAATCGCTCGCCGCTTTCAACCGCGCCGATTTCTTCTCGCTCTACGAGAAGGACCGCGAGCAGCTCGGGCCCGATCTGGTGAATCGCGACGAGCTGCCGCTGATGCCCGGCGCCAAACCGCAGGCGATCACCACGCTCAAGAGCGAGACGCGCTACGTCGGCATCGTCGCGGCTTTCCGCGACATCGAGCGCGCGCGCTGGCGCGCGAGCACGCCGATTTTCGTGAACCAGACCACCCGCATGGAGATCAAGCTCGATCGCAACGAGGTCGCGATCAGGCTGCAATGAAAGCACGGCCGGAATCACGAGCCGCGCGGCTCCCAAGCACGGGACGATAAAACGATGTCATGGAACAGCAAGGTCATCTGGTCCGAAGGATTGTTCCTTCAGCCGCAGCATTTCCAGCAGCACGACCGCTACTGGGAGCGGCACCTCGAGGGCCGCACGCGGCCGCTGCTCGGCTATAGCTGGGGCTGCGCGAAGCTCGAGCTCGACCGCGCAGCGCTCACGCTCGGCAAGATACAGATCGCATCCGCGCAAGGCGTATTCCCCGACGGCACGCCGTTCGATTTTCCGGCGGAGGACTCGCCGCCGCTCGCGTTCGACATTCCGGAAGATCTGAAGGACGAAGCGATCGTGCTCGCGCTGCCGGTGAGAAGACCCGGCGCCGAAGAGACCGACTTCAACGACAGCTCCGAGCACAGCCTCACGCGCTACGCCGTCGGCGA is a genomic window of Burkholderiales bacterium containing:
- the tssJ gene encoding type VI secretion system lipoprotein TssJ, encoding MRSLIRSSASFTLAASVLSCAAFAQVQVTPAPAPAPVQQPGIAVQIPGVPMSPTISVPIPGLPGAPPVAAQPAPVAAQPGVVAPAPAAQPAGVAVPIPGVPGSPVVTVPVPGQPAPAAAAPGAVPVQPGVAPAPPAAVVVAPAAAPQPPAPPKPSVAELSFVIDPNVNPDATGRPSPVVVRIYELKSLAAFNRADFFSLYEKDREQLGPDLVNRDELPLMPGAKPQAITTLKSETRYVGIVAAFRDIERARWRASTPIFVNQTTRMEIKLDRNEVAIRLQ